A segment of the Psilocybe cubensis strain MGC-MH-2018 chromosome 5, whole genome shotgun sequence genome:
CATGTCTGTCTTTGGGAACGAGAACTTGTCCTGCAATGGTTTTATTAAATATTTTCCTTCACATTGACTAGATTACTAGACAGATTTAACCACGACATTCTCCTCTGTCGGATCTCTAATTTGATTGACGCTTTTTCGATCATTTGATAGTATACTTAGATACTTCAAGAATGAAACCAGACCAggggagaaagagaaggttACAGAAATAGGGTCCGATATACCTTTCACTGAACGACCGCAGCACATGGAGGTAACCTTGATCTTTTCAGACCTCCAGATTGAGTTTAATGATGTTAAAATTCAAGGTAACTTGGGGTAAGATGAATGGATACGGATGCCATACCAAAAACTAATTTTACTAGACCCAGTCTCATTGATTTGTGCAAATCCTCCAGATGGCTCCTATTTTTGACGAGCTTATAACTATCATTAATGCCGAATTCTGATACATTTATGCCTGACTTTCGACAGCCTATGAGAATCCGGACCATAATGCCAGAACTGAAGCAGGTCACACGTAGTATTTATAGCATTCGATCGTTCTGCCGAGGGGTGATCGCAAGCTATTCCATACTTTTGTTCCTGCTCACTTCCAACATGTGACGTCTGGTATTCTAACTTCTCGAGGGAAAGTGAGATTGTCATGCTCTAAAACCATCAGATTGGTACACTTCTAGATTTTCATAGCATTGAGAAATCCGAATGCCTTTCAGAATATCATGTGATTCGATATTTTAAATTTCCCTAGAGTATCACTGAACACTCGCCACTATGATCCTGACCATTGCATAGACTTATTCCAGACAGGCATGGTACAAATGTAAAACCTCGATAAAACGAATTCGGGGTTTTATTCACCCTGAATCTGATTGCTAATTGTCGGGGTCTTTCAATACGAAACATGTGGCTCCCATTGGCGTTAAACCCGTCCTGGGAGTATGAACGCCTACGGTAAAGGCTTTCAAAGAGGATCATTTTATGGCTTTTTCTGGATGTAAATATTTCCTTGTGATGGTAGCATCCAGTCTAATACGCAAATAATAGAAAATATCTTCCTTTCAAAGACACTGAGCGAAAAAATGAATTTATGGTAACAAATGAAAGATTAGCGAGTACCTATATATAAACTGATGTCTGCTGAGATTGACGTGGAATATTAGCCAAGCATTAGAAATAATGCAACAGAACTTCATTGCTGTTACTGAGCTACGCGTACCCAGTCAAGGCGTTCAGAACAGGTCAAAGATACTTACACGAAGTaaagtcgtcgtcgtggaGCCAGACGTTACCAATATGGTCAGCGTGCTTCTATAGATAAAGAGTTCCGTTAGACTTACTCTGGTTTTGTGATTTAACGGGACCCCGCATTTCCCCCTCCTTTACACTCTTGTCGTCGTTTGGATGGAGTCAGGATGGAGTTGGCCGTGATCAGTCAGTTGCTTCAGGTTGCTTAGAAAGCAGCTGGCAGTAAGTATATACAGTCACATGACCGCTGGCCGTCAGGGCGTCGGCATTATCGGCAATTATATTTATCGCCCACCTTCAATCCTGCGCTGCGTTGCATTTGAAGTCTCCAACGACATTCATTTGCACAAATTTTGTGCTATGTATAAAGTCTACTGAAACGCCAACAAGAATAAATGGCAGGTAGAATACCAGAGATACCATGTCTCCCACTCCTTACTTACCTTTGCAATCCTATGATTGTTATTGTCCGACTATCAATGATGAAGTACGAGTATAACTTCCAATCTTCATTGAACATATGGCATCCTGACTATAACGATAGATATATGTGCCTTAATGGATAAGCATAACCATAAGGGGTCTTCATGGCCCACCTTCCATCCTGTATTGCTCTGCACTTGGTGAACTCAGTAAACATACTTTCATCTGAGCAGGCCTTTCCATTGTCATCCGTATGAGATACTATGTATAAGTTCTACTGAAACAATAGCAATGATAAATGTGACAGTTATATCATCAGATTCCATAACGATCTTTGTTGGCTGATATACAATGATAACCTACAGGTATAAAAGCCAATACTCATACTTGCAATATTCAAACACATCTATCCATCTAATTTCTTCAGAATATTGTCAAATGGTGAGGAAAACACTTCACTTTGAAGAGACTGCATCGATCCTCATTACTGGACAGATCTGGCTCTGGCTACTACTCGTTCTTCCCGCATATTTTCTGAGACCCATCTTGCTTCGGCGAGTCATCCGTGACGCGGAAGGGAATCGTTTACCCCCTGGGCCAAACATTTGCTACGCATTTCTTCGAAAGTATGCAGAAAGGGCACTGCACGCCTGGGCGGCCCAATATGGATCACTATTTTCTATTTGGATGGGAAGCCAGCTATTCATTGTCGTCTCTGACCCACATGTTGCAAGAGACCTGCTTGTGCTCAACGGATCGATTTTTTCGACTCGTAAGCGTTACTTTATGAAAAATCAAGTCATCTTAAATGGAAGGGCAATAACCGCATCCGAGTACGGAAATAAATGGTACGCATAAAAATTTTAAGGCTGGAGGCTGGATTGCTTATACAAATCCGTGTTGTTACATAGGAGGCAGCACCGCAGATTGGCTGGTATAGCTCTGAACCCGAAGGCCATGGAGCAATACGCGTCTTTCATGGACTACGAAGCCCATATATTTATCAAATCTCTATACGATGAAGGTGTCAAAGGCGACAAACCAGTCAATCCTGCCCATTATGCCGGCCGATTCGCATTAAAGTACGTCGAAGTACTCCTTTTGAAACAGGGCTAAAATGTTACTTGTCTAGTAATATGCTCTTTATGTCTTTTGGAATACGCACCGTGTCTGCTTCGGACCCCCTAGTGGCTACCGCTCTTGACCTTGCGATGGAGTTCATGGATCTAACAGGTCAGCTGTTCTGTGTGTGGGTCGATATATATTATTGAACACTCCCAACAGGACCATGGTCAAACTGCGTCGACTTCTTCGAGTTTCTACAATATCTCCCAACTCAAAAACGGACGCGAGGGCGCATTCTCCATGACTCTCTCATCAATGTCTACGGCGGAATGATCTCAGACTTTAAAGACAAGCTGCGCTCTGGAAAAGACGTGCCAGACTGTCTTGTCAAGACCCTGCTCGACAACGAGGAAACGGAACATCTGGACTGGGAGGATCTGTGCATGCTCTCCGCGGTGTTCACGCTGGGCGGTGTGCATTCGGTGAGTCACTTCGACCCGCCTTGTTGGGTTTTGTAATAACTTCACCTGGGCgaattttgttttttttgtagaCTTCCGGAATTATACAGTGGTTCCTGGCGCTGATCCCGTCACATCGGGATGTACTGGCACGCGCCCACAAGGAGCTGGATGATGTCATCGGTCGTAGCAGATGGCCAAACTTTGAGGACGAATCGAGTCTTCCATATATAAGAGCTATCATCAAAGAGGCAAGTACTTCCTTCAACGGAACATAGTATTCTTATTGATAATTGAGAAATACATTGTATTTATCCAGGTTCAACGTGTTCATGCGCCGTTTTGGTTCGCAACTCCGCATTGTTCCTCAGAAGACTTTACGTACAAAGGGATGTATATCCCCAAAGGCAGTGTGGTTCTGCTAAACTGTTATACCCTGCACCATAACGAGGAGCGATATCCCGACTCGTGAGTTTTCGGACACATTCGTGTCGCTGGCGCTAATTCGGGACAGGTTCAAATTTGATCCCGAGAGATACATCGAAGACCCACTCTCCTGCGCAGAATCAGCGAAGCTTCCCGACGTAATGGACCGGGACCACTGGACATTCGGTGCAGGGTAAGTGATACATATTTCGAACTCTGCAAATGCTTACGGGCGCTCGCTGACCTTTTTCGCgtgtttttttaaaaaaatctcTTCGTTGATCCCATCACGCCTCTTGATGCGCACACGTAACATACAACGTACGTGTGAACGAATGGTTGACGGGTTGATAGAAGGAGGATATGCCCTGGGTTGCCGGCTGCGGAGCGAGAGCTATGGCTTGCCATCTCGCGACTGTTATGGGCGTTCGACTTCCAGGCGCTCCCTGATGAGCCTATCTCGCTTGAGGAGTACGAGGGCCTGTCCGGGCGGACGCCAATCCCGTTTAGGGTCAGACTCGTGCCTAGATGTGAGCAGGTTGGGAAGATTGTGAGATCTGTAGAGGAGATGGCGTTGTGATTATTGTTGTTATGTGTTATTATTACCCTCGTTAAGGGTATACCACTTCTACAGAATAACTTATTTTGAGCACTTATTAACAATTCTTGTGAGAGATGGAAGCATGAATATATAGATGACTCCCAAAGGGCCCGTGATTTCTGATGCAAAGAAACAAGCACCTTCGGTTTGGCACAACGGTAACGGCATCTGTTTAAGTCCATTTCTGATTGATTCCATGATATTATCAGCCTTATCTAGAGACGTCTTTTGAGAATCCATGTCTGCCAAAGGCGAATGAAGTGTCGTGACAGATTGATCGTTGAAAATAAGAAGCGCTTTATTGTGACTCTTGGTTTTAAAGTCTTTACATTCTGAGAGAAGCAGTGTCGAGGCTGGCATGCACATGGTCCGTGCGTGGAAGGCAAAAATATACATGTCGAAGGACTCAAGATGGTCGAAGCACCGTTACTTTAGCAATGTATACATATGACACAGACGTATTTGACACAGAGTGGGCGCACAGAGATAAGTATCTGACATAGTTTGGACGCACAGTAGATAGTAAGTAATTGACGTTAATATGGGCATGGTCGTAGCGTTCATGCATGTATCTGCTCACGAAGCACAGTTTAACTTGTCTCAGAAGATACACCCGCATGTTCCAGTATTTCGAAATGATGGAACAAGACTCTAGAATATCTCACCATCTCCAAGAACTCTGGCATGGCGTCAAAAAGGCGGCGTAGTGCATGCATCGAAATAGACGCAGAGTAACTTATCTTGGTAACCATATACACTGACGGACCGCCATACGTATGGTTAGTGAACTGTAACCTCAAGTGAAGATCTTTTTCCAGTGTAATATTTACCTACGGGTTCAAGGAGTGCTTTCAAGGAAGCTGTGTGCGAAAATAATTTGCTCAACAATGAAGCCAAGCCGTATATATCTACgaataagataagataagattgaAAAGTGAAGTTCATCAAACTCCTGCCAGTGTCACGTCTCTTATATTACAAGAACCGGTCAGAAGGAATCCAAGTACTTGACGTGGAATGGGCCTACAAGATAAGTACAAAATAACTTGAGATATTATATGTGTAAGGGGCTGTCAATGCAGTGTATACACATGTATCTGCCTGTTCATTATTATTGAATAAAGCACAATCTAATCAATCTAAAAAAGTGTACTCACATTTTGAATTTCCAGCACTTTGGTTTGGATGTCTGCTCCAGACCAGGGTACACAGAATTGTTACTGCGCATGCCAGTGTTCAACTCAATATTCTTGTGAATCCCCGTCATGAACAAGGTTCTTTGTGAGCACATTTATGCTTCGCATGGTCACCGTATCAAGATGGGTGGATTCCGTGTATCCCTCAATCTCCAAGGAGATTTGGACTATGAATTTACTTGCCGTAGATGATCAAGAAATAATCTAAGAGGATAAGTTCATGTTCATTGAAATGTAAGACTCAGTCAGCATTGTAGTTTTATGCCTAGAGAGACTTGTAGGGTGAACCACCACTTGGTATGGTATGTACAAGTCCTCAGAAGTACATTGCCTGAAATTCTATTTGTTGTCTTATCTCTATAGGATATCATATTATTTAGTGGCACTATAGCCCACCAAATAGCATGTAGATGTTCAGGAGAGTTGAAAGCACAGCCAAAAAAGGTAACCAAGACTTATTCGTGTAGTTAAAGAAAGGGATAACAGTGCGCTAATGAAAACATTCATACGAGCAGCAAAAGGTTGGGGAATGTATGAATAATGTGAGGGAACTCTCCTGACTCGCATACAACACCATATTGTTTGTGTCCTCCAAACGGTACTCAAGCATTGACCTCTATATGTCTCAATGCTTTTCATTCACTTTGTCTTTTTACTCAGCTGGAAAGCGGCATCAGCGGTGGTTTAACTATTGGTTCCGAATCAGTATCTGGATCAGACGGCATTGTGCGGCGTGCAGCATTACcacactgctggcgctgatacatatttgatagaaaaatatgtattggtaattatgtttcctgttggtttttgacatatttttctcgtatacagagtccggggttacccaattagggaagcccgaagcctatattccaataaaatatgtcaaaaaaatgtaggaaacataattactgggtcttattttctttgaaaatatgtatgagcgccagcggtgcCAGCAAAAATGTGTAAATGACAATGAAGCCGACTGTTGCCGGATCCGAGTCAAATGGGAAAATCTGCAACGTGCTCTACTTGGAACACAATGCACAGTGCACATAGACAGACCCTGTTAATAAGAAGTCCTTCAACTCGAATCTACGACTCCAAAGTCGTGTGTACTCGTTTGGCCAACGTTCGGCAACTGAAGTCAAGTCACGGCACACAATACACGGCCGAACTGATTCATTGTCAGTGTCACGAGTGACATGGTAGAAAGTAGTACGTAATCGTAATCAATTACGTAATTAGATTTGTTCCAAGCCGGCTTGCTTGCCCGGTTCTTGCTTGCCTTGCCTGTTTACCTGCTTAACTCGTTTAACTCGTTTGCAACCATCTCCTCTACGGGCGACTGCGACAGACGACGGACGACTGGCAGGAAGATaactttttcttgtttctgaAATCTGAACTTTGAAGGGTTTTGTTGGAGACTTTAGAGAAAGACGAAGGACAGACGGAGACagagacggagacggagatTGAGTAACGAAGACGACACCggaaacgacgacgacgacgaagacggtCACCGCATACATTGGATGCTCCCCCCTCTGCTCTGCTGCTGGACGTAGTGTTGCATAAAAGTTGAGGATATCGACACGAGGGGACACATACACCGACATTGACGCCGACACGGAAGGGAGAGAGGCGCATATACGAGCTCAGACACGTACGGGCGCATACATCTACATCCACACTCACATACTCAGGCGCATACATTCTTGAAATTGATAAATTCCGGAACAACCACCTTCCcccttccctccctccctttcccttcccttcACTTTCCCTACATCTATCTACTATAACATATCATAACATATCATAACCCGATCCGACCTAACCATtcgaaaacgaaaaaaaatggaCAACTTCGCCCCGCTCGAGCCCGTCAAGCTTTACCAACctacatcctcatcatcatcgcgGCATTGGTCTACGCCTTCATCGAACTCGAACTACAATGGATTCTCCTCGGCATCGACATCTAAATCCCGGACGTCCTTCCCCTAtccctcgtcctcttcctttccctccaacaccagcaacagaAATAGCACCACCCACCCAAAAGGCTTCGCGACCACCCCAATCCCAAGTACAACATCCCCGCTGATAGGTCGCCTCCCGACACATATCCACACGCGCATACTTACATTTCTGCCTGTGCCGGATGTACCTGCTTATAGTCGGTGCTGTAAGGCGCTTGCTAGGGTTGTTAAGGATGAGAGTAGAGCGGGAGCGTGGGTGGGAAGGTGGGAGGCGCTTGGTGTTGACGGCGATAGTGATtttgaagaggatgaagaggacgaagagggagagggagagggggaagAGGGGAACTGGGATGGGGATAGTGATGAGGAGAATGGGAGGAATGGGTATCAGCAAAAcgatgggaatgggaagaaggttgGTGTAggacacaaaaaaaaagtgagacgagaagaaaacaaacagAAGCAAAacaagcagaagaagaagaagaaaggaaagctACATCTGGTCCTTGACATCCTCGAGCAAAAGGCCGCGCACGAGGCTGCGCTTGCGCGTGCGGCACTTCCTCCTGTTATACCCGTCGACGTTGCCGATCCTTCTATGAATGGAGATGGCGACGCGGATGGGGACGGTGAGTTTGGGGAGTTCGCTTCagggggtgttggtgttggtggagATCTGTTTGGAGGGGGTATGGGGATGGCGATggggaaagatgatgagatgGGGGATTTTGTCGGtgcgagttcgagttcgacgGGGACTGGTTCGGGGATGAagggatttggatttggaacGCCTATTTCACCGCGCTTTCCTGCTTCGTTCTCGTCGTTCGGGTTCGGAGGTGCGTTCGGGagtccgccgccgccgtctgCTTCGATGCACAATGCGAATAAATCCAAATTCAGCGCCAACGACAAGGAAAaagagcaggagcaggagaaaTACCGAACCAAGTACATTCGTGCACACACCCTGCTGAAGCCGCTTGTGAGTGTGCTTGCGTCTGCGGCGCCGCATACGGTGTTGTCGGAATTGGCGGCGTATATGAGGGAGGCGGTGGAGGGGTCTGAGATGGAGTTGCTTGATTacgagggggagggggaggtgtCGATGGCgacgtctgcgtctgcgtctacAACGACGACTAAAACACTCACATCTCCAACAACTCCATCTACAAACGCGACTACACCTCCATCCACTCATAAACCTCCCACCTCCCCATCGTCACCCACACACATCTCCCCCCTATACATCGACGCACTCACCCTGAAACTTCTCTCCAACTTCCTTTCTCCCGCCGTACAACCTCTCCGCGCCAGCGCCTCCCTGCTGCTCACGCTCAAAGCCGCGATGGACCGATTCGACTCGGCGCTATTGGCTAGGTTTGATGTGGCGGATGGGAAGGGGGATGAAGGCGGGATGAGGGAGGCTGCGGCTGCTAGTTGGGTCATACGCGATCGCGaagggaatgggaatgggaatgggaaaggaggggaaggggaggatTGGGAGATGGGAAAGGTGTGGGCGGAGAAGAGGGAGATTTTTTATCAGCAGGGCAAGTGGAGGCCTTTGGATAATTTTACGtgcgtctctctctctctctctattttttctctctgtTTTGGTTCCATGCGCGTGTTGTTGGTATCGGTATCGGTATATACGCGTTTTTATTGGTTCCTGCCCTTACATGCCCATTTTTTCATGCCATGTGCTAAGTTCAACCGCTGACGCACATCTAACATCTAACATACATCTACGTCTCCACTGCTACACAGCTCGGACAAAGAACTAGATTTCGCAGCGATGGACGCGTTCATGGACGACATTCTCGCTGCTATCCGCGAACATGGCGCGCGGGCTGTACGCGTGTTCCCGCCCCGCTCGAGAGTGATTTTGTTGTTCTCGGAGAGGTTGGCTAATGAGGTGgtatgtgattttttttttttttttttttttttttttttttttttggtttcgggtcttttttttgcttggatgtggatggaaAGCTGATGTCTGCTTTTTTATGTTTCTTTAATCTGTCAACAAAATGGGGTATTGGGATGTTGTCCGCGGTGGTGGTGTTTAATTGGTGTATGAATGTGTGCATGTTCACGCGCATGTTTCTTGTTACCTCACTTCTACTCAACTATGTCATCTTGTCTCTCAACTCTCGTTTATCGTATCGCATCCCCCACCGCTTTTCACccacacgcacacacgcacgcacacacgcacacactCACGCACACCCtcacacgcacacgcacacgccCACACTAACATACGAAAATCCACCCAGATATCCGAATATATCCAAACCCTCCTTACACACGCGCGCGAGATCTCAACGTCGATATACCTCCGCTCAACAGCCGCGTCGTTTAGAGTTGCTTGGAGGATGGTGGATGCGGTTATGGATGTTGTGCGGGAGGTGTATGggggtgggagtgggagtgggagtgggagctTTGGGGGAGAcgggaaggggaaggggggtgggaaggggagggagaggaggggtACAGTTGGGAAGGGGAGTAGGAtaaggagggggagggggaaggaAGTTGTGGGTAGGATTAGAGCTGAGGATGTTATGTGCGTGGTTTTTCatatcttttccttttttctcttttgatcttttttatatttttacaatttttttttttttggaaaaCATTTGCAGATATCAGATGTTCGAGACGAATATGGACGAGTACCTCGATGAGGAGGTGGAAGCTGTTAAAGGCGCGCTGGATGCCATATGTAAGGGGTGGGACCAAGAGGTGCGTTTTGCTCCATTCactcaactcaactcaactcaaAAATGTGTACACCGCCGCGTCATTTTACAAATTCGCGCGTGTATCATATTTCTCTGCAATCATAGGCGTCATACAACCCGAACATCTTCTCCAgcgcctcctcttcttcccaaCCCTCCCAGCcaaccccctcctccccctcccacCTGCAAACCGAACTGCATCAAAACCCCGCAACACTAAAACGCAACGTCCTTGCTTCATTCACCTCGCTTCTCCTCCTGCCCGTAACGATCGTCCCGCGGACCGTCACCGCCGTCGGCGGGGCCGTAGGCGCTGTGGGCGGGGCTGTTGGAGGAGCTGTGGGTGTTGTAGGTGGTAAGGCTGTGCAGGGCATAGCGATGCTGAATCCGCAGCGGTggggtgggagtgggagtggagGGGGAGGGTATACGGGGGGTGTGAGTACGACTGGGTGGGGGGCTGGGCGGACGACGTCGGCGGGGGCGGGCACTGGGGCAGGTGGAGATTGGAGTGCAGGTGGGAATGGGAGTGCGAGTGGGGGGTACACGAAGACGGCTGATTTGAATGGATCTGCGTTGTTTGAGGTtcaggatgatgatgaggaggaggatgtggattTAGGCGCTGGTGGGATTGTTAATGGGcgtgggaatgggaatggaaATCGGGGTGCAGGTGTGGGTACAGGATTTGGAGAGGATGTATCACCTTGGGGTGATGCCAGTGCAGGCGGGTCGAGATCGTGTAtgtgtttctttctttcttcatctcTCTCTGATATTATTTTTGTTTCAATCCttatacatggaacttggcgACTAACTGAATATTAACCTCTTTTCCCCGCTTAATAATGTGAACAGTGACCGTGTCGCAGCTCGAGCTGGCGGCGCCATCGTCATCGGTGTCACCTGCACCTCCCGCTCTGACCGAGACAGCACaatccgcatccgcatcgtCCGGTGTCCACCACCACACGCCATCAAATTCTCAATCAAACTCTTCccaaccctcctcctccaaccaGAACCCCGCCAACCAAAACACCAACCTCTCCTCGAACTCGACTACCCACCAACtcgacctcctcctctccctcgaCACCGCGCTCTCCCTCATCCACGCTGACCGCGAGTCCCTCAAGCGCGTCGAGACGTTCTCTGGATACCCGGGCCACTACGGGCATCGCGTGCGGGATACGATGGAGGAGGTGTTTGTCCTGCTTTTGGGAGCTGTTGGGGAGGGGCATGTTGTTAGGGGATTTGAGCGgtgcgtttttcttttcttgtttttgcaatttttttgatttttgggttttgcCCTGCATTGTACTGACGCACCGCGCGGTGTATAGAGCGACGGAACGGATGAAAGCGTACAAGCCTGCGGAGCACGAGGCAACGACGAGCGTCGCACCGCTCGTGCAGTTTTTCGAGCTGGTGCATATTGGAGATACGATACAGAGTATTGTGCAGGTGTATTTTGACAAGGAGCTCGTAAGTCCTCTacacttttcttttctttcccaAACAGCAAAataatgaaaatgaaaatatcAACGCCTTTTGCTAGGCGCATCATATTGACAAAACGGACTTTTTGAACACGGTTGTGAGAGAGAAGAAGCGGTTTGAGAATATGCTGGATGATTCGGTCGCTGCGGGGCTTAATGCTGGGACGGAGGTGCTCATGAATCAGGTGCGTTTGCAAGTTATTATCGGTTTGGATACTCGTATTGAGGGCGTCACGtcatttctttttcgttAACCCTCCGCCCCCACCATTCTGAACGATTAATGTCCTTCAAAAAATACGACACGCGACATCCCCCTCACCCACCCTACACCCTACATCCCACAAATCCatacgcacgcacgcacagGTCGAGCACATAATCCTCACACTCACCCGCCCACGCGAATACTACCCTCCCGAAGACGCGCCTCTCGAGCTCGGTCCTACACGCGGCTGCACCGAAGCGATCCGGTGCCTCGAGACGCACTGTAAGCTTTTGAAGGGGAGTACAAGTAAGGAGGTGCTGGAGGTGTTTTATATGGAGGTTGGGTTAAGGTTGATTGGGTGAGTTTGAgtttttttggtttatttttgtgttttttggcGGGTTGAGTTTGGTGTTTTGTGTGTTGCTGATTGAACGGGTGCGACAGGATCCTGCAGAAACATATCAAGAGGCAGATAATCTCGCTCAGTGGTGGGTTCCAGGTTATCGCGGATTTGAACGCGTATGGCGCGTTTATCGCGTCGCTCAAGGTGCgtaaaaatttttttgatttcttcctttttcccCTTTCCATTTGTTGGTGTTTTctttggtgttttttttttttgcttttttcatCGGATGCTGCATGTTGCATCATCATATGTCTATCATCATTTGtgtatcatcatcatcatcacctaACCCAACCGCATTCATTTCGTCTTTATCCCCCGCTTCTTCTTCGGTACCCCATTTCTTCGCATCCTCGCATCCGATGAGATTCTGCGTCTTTTTCGCTTTTCGTGTCACGTCTGCGCTACACTACGTACGCGGCCGGGCGGGGGTCACCCGTGCCCGAAGAGTTTTGATCGACCCTTCGAAGCCCCTCTGTCACTAGATGCTCTGGTACTCTGGTGCTTTGGTGCTTTGGATGACACCGGGTTCACTACCGTGCCGTCGGACTGTCGGGAAACCGGTGTTAATGATGGGAAGGGTCGAGGGTCGAGGGTCCGAGGGTCGAGGCGATTGGGGTATTGGGGTCTGATGGAGGATGATAGCTGAACTGATGCGATGGACGGATGAGGACAGGGGTGTGGGGTGTTTACACCCCCGTACATCCGTGTTCC
Coding sequences within it:
- a CDS encoding Cytochrome P450 monooxygenase (Cytochrome P450 monooxygenase ARMGADRAFT_1018420), whose product is MEQYASFMDYEAHIFIKSLYDEGVKGDKPVNPAHYAGRFALNNMLFMSFGIRTVSASDPLVATALDLAMEFMDLTGPWSNCVDFFEFLQYLPTQKRTRGRILHDSLINVYGGMISDFKDKLRSGKDVPDCLVKTLLDNEETEHLDWEDLCMLSAVFTLGGVHSTSGIIQWFLALIPSHRDVLARAHKELDDVIGRSRWPNFEDESSLPYIRAIIKEASTSFNGT
- a CDS encoding Cytochrome P450 monooxygenase virE — translated: MDRDHWTFGAGRRICPGLPAAERELWLAISRLLWAFDFQALPDEPISLEEYEGLSGRTPIPFRVRLVPRCEQVGKIVRSVEEMAL
- a CDS encoding Recyclin-1 translates to MDNFAPLEPVKLYQPTSSSSSRHWSTPSSNSNYNGFSSASTSKSRTSFPYPSSSSFPSNTSNRNSTTHPKGFATTPIPSTTSPLIGRLPTHIHTRILTFLPVPDVPAYSRCCKALARVVKDESRAGAWVGRWEALGVDGDSDFEEDEEDEEGEGEGEEGNWDGDSDEENGRNGYQQNDGNGKKVGVGHKKKVRREENKQKQNKQKKKKKGKLHLVLDILEQKAAHEAALARAALPPVIPVDVADPSMNGDGDADGDGEFGEFASGGVGVGGDLFGGGMGMAMGKDDEMGDFVGASSSSTGTGSGMKGFGFGTPISPRFPASFSSFGFGGAFGSPPPPSASMHNANKSKFSANDKEKEQEQEKYRTKYIRAHTLLKPLVSVLASAAPHTVLSELAAYMREAVEGSEMELLDYEGEGEVSMATSASASTTTTKTLTSPTTPSTNATTPPSTHKPPTSPSSPTHISPLYIDALTLKLLSNFLSPAVQPLRASASLLLTLKAAMDRFDSALLARFDVADGKGDEGGMREAAAASWVIRDREGNGNGNGKGGEGEDWEMGKVWAEKREIFYQQGKWRPLDNFTSDKELDFAAMDAFMDDILAAIREHGARAVRVFPPRSRVILLFSERLANEVISEYIQTLLTHAREISTSIYLRSTAASFRVAWRMVDAVMDVVREVYGGGSGSGSGSFGGDGKGKGGGKGRERRGTVGKGSRIRRGRGKEVVGRIRAEDVIYQMFETNMDEYLDEEVEAVKGALDAICKGWDQEASYNPNIFSSASSSSQPSQPTPSSPSHLQTELHQNPATLKRNVLASFTSLLLLPVTIVPRTVTAVGGAVGAVGGAVGGAVGVVGGKAVQGIAMLNPQRWGGSGSGGGGYTGGVSTTGWGAGRTTSAGAGTGAGGDWSAGGNGSASGGYTKTADLNGSALFEVQDDDEEEDVDLGAGGIVNGRGNGNGNRGAGVGTGFGEDVSPWGDASAGGSRSLTVSQLELAAPSSSVSPAPPALTETAQSASASSGVHHHTPSNSQSNSSQPSSSNQNPANQNTNLSSNSTTHQLDLLLSLDTALSLIHADRESLKRVETFSGYPGHYGHRVRDTMEEVFVLLLGAVGEGHVVRGFERATERMKAYKPAEHEATTSVAPLVQFFELVHIGDTIQSIVQVYFDKELAHHIDKTDFLNTVVREKKRFENMLDDSVAAGLNAGTEVLMNQVEHIILTLTRPREYYPPEDAPLELGPTRGCTEAIRCLETHCKLLKGSTSKEVLEVFYMEVGLRLIGILQKHIKRQIISLSGGFQVIADLNAYGAFIASLKIPALTADFSHLKMLGHVYVVEDAKDLAQIVKDVARYGGAYRPEDVYEFIQRRSDWKKIEKTVDKTMYNLSFKEDCTIC